One genomic segment of Sminthopsis crassicaudata isolate SCR6 chromosome 4, ASM4859323v1, whole genome shotgun sequence includes these proteins:
- the CCR6 gene encoding C-C chemokine receptor type 6 has product MNEEPVNSSNFEYFNDYSAIPTSTDYFFGDGVLCFMEDVRNFTMYFVPIAYSFICLFGLLGNILVVITFAFYKKAKSMTDVYLFNMAIADILFVLTLPFWAVNHATNSWKFSNIVCKLTTSIYAINFNCGMLLLTCISLDRYIAIVQATKCFRLRTRTLAYRRMICLMVWLFSIIISSSTFIINQKYTIQGREVCEAKYHMTSEAVKWKIVILSLQLLFGFFVPLVFMIFCYMFIVKTLVKANNSKRHKAIRVIIVVVLVFLVCQVPHNMVLLVVAANTGRQRSCSDEKLIAYTRSVTEVLAFLHCCLNPVLYAFIGQKFRNYFLKIMKDLWCVGRKYKSAGFSCSKIYAESYISRQTSETFENENASSFTM; this is encoded by the exons ATGAATGAG GAACCAGTCAATTCAAGCAACTTTGAATACTTCAATGATTATAGTGCTATCCCTACCAGTACAGATTATTTCTTTGGTGATGGAGTGCTTTGTTTTATGGAGGATGTCAGAAACTTCACAATGTATTTTGTACCAATTGCCTACTCCTTTATCTGTCTCTTTGGCCTTCTGGGGAATATTTTAGTGGTGATCACCTTTGCTTTCTACAAGAAAGCCAAATCCATGACTGATGTCTATCTCTTTAATATGGCCATAGCAGACATATTATTTGTTCTTACTCTTCCATTCTGGGCTGTAAATCATGCTACAAACTCATGGAAATTTAGCAACATTGTGTGCAAACTGACTACAAGTATATATGCCATCAACTTTAACTGTGGAATGCTTCTCTTAACTTGTATCAGCCTGGACCGATACATTGCTATTGTACAGGCAACTAAATGTTTTAGGCTTCGAACCCGGACATTAGCATACAGGAGGATGATCTGTCTGATGGTGTGGCTCTTCTCAATCATAATCTCTAGCTCAACTTTTATAATCAACCAAAAATACACAATACAGGGGAGGGAGGTATGTGAAGCCAAATACCACATGACCTCTGAGGCAGTCAAATGGAAAATAGTCATCTTGtctcttcagcttctttttggtttttttgtccCTTTGGTATTCATGATATTCTGCTACATGTTCATTGTCAAAACTTTAGTGAAGGCTAACAATTCTAAGCGGCATAAAGCCATCCGGGTGATTATTGTGGTGGTCCTCGTTTTTTTGGTCTGCCAAGTGCCCCATAACATGGTTCTTCTGGTGGTTGCAGCCAATACAGGTCGGCAAAGATCCTGCAGTGATGAGAAGCTCATAGCTTATACAAGGAGTGTCACAGAAGTTCTGGCTTTCCTGCACTGCTGTCTCAACCCAGTGCTTTATGCATTCATTGGGCAGaaatttaggaattattttctgaAGATTATGAAGGATCTATGGTGTGTAGGCAGGAAATATAAATCAGCAGGCTTCTCTTGCTCTAAGATCTATGCAGAAAGCTACATTTCTAGACAGACTAGTGAAACCTTTGAGAATGAGAATGCTTCATCTTTTACTATGTAG